A genome region from Crossiella equi includes the following:
- the trpC gene encoding indole-3-glycerol phosphate synthase TrpC codes for MTVLDGILDGVREDLAQREREVPLAELRARVADAPPALDPLPGFRAEGVSVIAEVKRRSPSKGALADIPDPAKLAAEYAGGGAAAISVLTEQRRFGGSLADLDAVRARVSVPLLRKDFIVTPYQLWEARAHGADLALLMVVSLDGGLLDELHGLARELGLTPLVEAHTEDEVGRAAGIGAEVIGINARDLTTLQVDRAVFGRLAPLIPDGAVRVAESGVAGPEDVAEYHRHGADVVLVGEALVKSGDPREAIARFRAV; via the coding sequence GTGACTGTGCTCGACGGCATCCTGGACGGCGTCCGCGAGGACCTGGCCCAGCGGGAACGCGAAGTCCCCCTGGCCGAGCTGCGCGCACGGGTCGCCGACGCGCCCCCGGCGCTGGACCCCCTGCCCGGGTTCCGGGCCGAGGGCGTGTCGGTGATCGCCGAGGTGAAGCGCCGCAGCCCCAGCAAGGGCGCGCTGGCCGACATCCCGGACCCGGCCAAGCTGGCCGCCGAGTACGCCGGGGGCGGGGCGGCCGCGATCAGCGTGCTCACCGAGCAGCGACGCTTCGGCGGTTCGCTCGCCGACCTGGACGCGGTGCGCGCGCGGGTATCGGTCCCGTTGCTGCGCAAGGACTTCATCGTCACGCCGTACCAGCTGTGGGAGGCGCGGGCGCACGGCGCGGACCTCGCCCTGCTGATGGTGGTCTCCCTGGACGGCGGCCTGCTCGACGAGCTGCACGGCCTGGCCCGCGAGCTCGGCCTGACCCCGCTGGTCGAGGCGCACACCGAGGACGAGGTCGGCCGGGCGGCCGGGATCGGGGCCGAGGTCATCGGCATCAACGCCCGCGACCTGACCACGCTCCAGGTCGACCGCGCGGTGTTCGGCAGGCTGGCGCCGCTCATCCCGGACGGCGCGGTGCGGGTGGCCGAGTCCGGCGTGGCCGGCCCAGAGGACGTCGCGGAGTACCACCGGCACGGCGCCGACGTGGTGCTCGTCGGCGAGGCACTGGTGAAGTCCGGCGACCCGCGCGAGGCGATCGCCAGGTTCCGCGCGGTCTAG
- the katG gene encoding catalase/peroxidase HPI, producing MSDSPDAVVGEMNVESAGGCPVTGRLKHPTEGGSNRDWWPNQLNLKILRKHSAVANPMDEGFDYSAEFKTVDLDELAKDVDAVLTTSQDWWPADFGHYGGFMIRMAWHSAGTYRVSDGRGGAGAGMQRFAPLNSWPDNGNLDKARRLLWPVKKKWGRKVSWADLMIFTGNRALETMGFKTFGFAGGRADVWEPDEDVYWGPESTWLGGDARYTGERDLENPLAAVQMGLIYVNPEGPNGNPDPLAAARDIRETFGRMAMNDEETVALIAGGHTFGKAHGAADPDTYVGAEPEGAPLEEQGLGWKNSFGSGKGRDTITSGLEVTWTTTPTRWSNNFFENLFGYEWELTKSPAGAHQWQPKDGAGANTVPDPETGELTRPPTMLTTDLALRFDPVYEPISRRFYENPDQFADAFARAWFKLTHRDMGPLVRYLGAQVPQEKLLWQDILPEVDHELVDAADVAALKAKVLDSGLTVSQLVSTAWASAFSYRNSDKRGGANGARIRLAPQREWEVNEPDALAQVLRVLEGIQEEFNAAQSGGKRISLADLIVLAGSAAVEKAAKDAGEEISVVFHPGRTDASQENTDVESFSHLEPTADGFRNYLGKGNRLPAEYLLIDRANLLDLSAPELTVLVGGLRVLGANHQQSDLGVFTSTPGTLTNDFFVNLLDLGTEWKPVSKDAEVFEGRDRATGAVKWTGSRVDLVFGSNSELRAVAEVYASDDAKSKFVRDFAAAWTKVMELDRFDLV from the coding sequence GTGTCTGACAGCCCTGACGCCGTTGTTGGCGAGATGAACGTCGAGAGCGCAGGCGGCTGCCCGGTGACCGGTCGCCTGAAGCACCCGACCGAGGGTGGCAGCAACCGCGACTGGTGGCCCAACCAGCTCAACCTCAAGATCCTCCGCAAGCACTCGGCCGTGGCCAACCCCATGGACGAGGGCTTCGACTACTCGGCGGAGTTCAAGACCGTCGACCTGGACGAGCTGGCCAAGGACGTCGACGCGGTCCTCACCACCTCCCAGGACTGGTGGCCCGCCGACTTCGGCCACTACGGCGGCTTCATGATCCGCATGGCCTGGCACAGCGCGGGCACCTACCGCGTCAGCGACGGCCGTGGTGGCGCCGGGGCGGGCATGCAGCGCTTCGCGCCGCTGAACAGCTGGCCGGACAACGGGAACCTGGACAAGGCGCGCCGCCTGCTGTGGCCGGTCAAGAAGAAGTGGGGCCGCAAGGTCTCCTGGGCCGACCTCATGATCTTCACCGGCAACCGCGCGCTGGAGACCATGGGCTTCAAGACCTTCGGCTTCGCCGGTGGCCGCGCGGACGTGTGGGAGCCGGACGAGGACGTCTACTGGGGCCCGGAGAGCACCTGGCTGGGCGGCGACGCCCGCTACACCGGTGAGCGCGACCTGGAGAACCCGCTCGCGGCGGTCCAGATGGGCCTCATCTACGTCAACCCGGAGGGCCCCAACGGCAACCCGGACCCGCTGGCCGCGGCGCGCGACATCCGCGAGACCTTCGGCCGGATGGCGATGAACGACGAGGAGACCGTCGCCCTCATCGCCGGTGGCCACACCTTCGGCAAGGCGCACGGCGCGGCCGACCCGGACACCTACGTCGGCGCGGAGCCCGAGGGCGCCCCGCTGGAGGAGCAGGGCCTGGGCTGGAAGAACAGCTTCGGCAGCGGCAAGGGCCGCGACACCATCACCTCCGGCCTGGAGGTCACCTGGACCACCACGCCCACCCGGTGGAGCAACAACTTCTTCGAGAACCTCTTCGGCTACGAGTGGGAGCTGACCAAGAGCCCCGCCGGTGCCCACCAGTGGCAGCCGAAGGACGGCGCGGGCGCGAACACCGTGCCGGACCCGGAGACCGGTGAGCTCACCCGCCCGCCGACAATGCTCACCACCGACCTGGCGCTGCGGTTCGACCCGGTCTACGAGCCCATCTCCCGCCGGTTCTACGAGAACCCCGACCAGTTCGCCGACGCCTTCGCGCGCGCGTGGTTCAAGCTGACCCACCGCGACATGGGCCCGCTGGTGCGCTACCTCGGCGCCCAGGTGCCGCAGGAGAAGCTGCTGTGGCAGGACATCCTGCCCGAGGTCGACCACGAGCTGGTCGACGCGGCGGACGTGGCCGCCCTCAAGGCCAAGGTCCTCGACTCCGGCCTGACCGTCTCCCAGCTGGTGTCCACCGCGTGGGCCTCGGCCTTCAGCTACCGCAACAGCGACAAGCGCGGTGGCGCGAACGGCGCCCGCATCCGCCTGGCGCCGCAGCGCGAGTGGGAGGTCAACGAGCCCGACGCGCTGGCCCAGGTGCTGCGCGTCCTGGAGGGCATCCAGGAGGAGTTCAACGCGGCGCAGTCCGGCGGCAAGCGCATCTCGCTGGCCGACCTGATCGTGCTCGCCGGCTCCGCCGCGGTCGAGAAGGCCGCCAAGGACGCGGGCGAGGAGATCTCGGTGGTCTTCCACCCGGGCCGCACCGACGCCTCGCAGGAGAACACCGACGTCGAGTCCTTCTCCCACCTGGAGCCCACCGCGGACGGCTTCCGCAACTACCTCGGCAAGGGCAACCGCCTGCCCGCCGAGTACCTGCTCATCGACCGCGCCAACCTGCTGGACCTGTCCGCGCCGGAGCTGACCGTGCTGGTCGGCGGCCTGCGTGTGCTGGGCGCCAACCACCAGCAGTCCGACCTGGGCGTGTTCACCAGCACCCCGGGCACGCTCACCAACGACTTCTTCGTGAACCTGCTCGACCTGGGCACGGAGTGGAAGCCGGTGAGCAAGGACGCGGAGGTCTTCGAGGGCCGCGACCGCGCCACCGGTGCGGTGAAGTGGACCGGCAGCCGGGTTGACCTGGTCTTCGGCTCCAACTCCGAGCTGCGCGCCGTCGCCGAGGTCTACGCCTCCGACGACGCCAAGTCCAAGTTCGTGCGCGACTTCGCCGCCGCGTGGACGAAGGTCATGGAGCTCGACCGGTTCGACCTGGTCTGA
- a CDS encoding TIGR03618 family F420-dependent PPOX class oxidoreductase translates to MTDQERADFLAEPRVAILAVARGGRGPLAVPVWFDFRDGELLVWTRAGSRKAALIRAAGRCTLSVQQPELPYRYVTAEGPAHCEPDPSREALLAIVTRYLPQAQAQEYVDSTRTPDAVLVRMRPESWLSAGYGETG, encoded by the coding sequence ATGACGGACCAGGAACGTGCCGACTTCCTAGCCGAGCCGAGGGTGGCGATCCTGGCGGTGGCCAGGGGCGGCCGGGGCCCGCTGGCGGTGCCGGTCTGGTTCGACTTCCGGGACGGCGAGCTGCTGGTCTGGACCCGGGCGGGCAGCCGCAAGGCGGCACTGATCCGTGCGGCCGGGCGGTGCACGCTGTCGGTGCAGCAGCCGGAGCTGCCGTACCGCTACGTCACCGCGGAGGGCCCGGCGCACTGCGAGCCGGACCCCTCCCGCGAGGCGCTGCTGGCCATCGTCACCCGGTACCTGCCGCAGGCGCAGGCGCAGGAGTACGTCGACAGCACCAGGACTCCGGACGCGGTCCTGGTGCGGATGCGTCCGGAGTCCTGGCTCAGCGCGGGTTACGGCGAGACGGGCTGA
- a CDS encoding Scr1 family TA system antitoxin-like transcriptional regulator encodes MASRKLNKTRFAARADLTPVKLSRLLKGEQKACAQDIQKLIINLDLPKKDACLLTQLSIGTRKNDGWRGDRATVPKWFRIVHETELDATEIRNWTPHSLPGPLQSELLVLSLYQLDGAVDMTPQVRMREARKKLFGSRHLKRYDCVVGESFFNHLPLQHSREVAYDQICHLRDAIPRERALSFRVLPISAEVRFLYPEYLVLHFEHDPLDFVFIEHLTRGITIPPGKEMDQYLTLWREISDAALSPRQTAEFLTARAELLRP; translated from the coding sequence ATGGCGAGCCGGAAGCTGAACAAGACGCGGTTCGCCGCCAGGGCCGACCTGACTCCGGTGAAACTGAGCCGGTTGCTCAAGGGCGAGCAGAAGGCGTGCGCGCAGGACATCCAAAAACTGATCATCAACTTGGACCTGCCGAAAAAAGATGCCTGTCTGCTCACCCAGCTCTCCATCGGCACCAGGAAGAACGACGGCTGGCGCGGCGACCGCGCGACGGTGCCGAAGTGGTTCCGCATCGTGCACGAGACCGAGCTGGACGCCACCGAGATCCGGAACTGGACCCCGCACAGCCTGCCCGGACCGCTCCAGTCGGAACTGCTGGTGCTGTCCCTGTACCAGCTGGACGGAGCCGTGGACATGACCCCACAGGTCCGAATGCGGGAGGCGAGGAAGAAGCTGTTCGGCAGCCGCCACCTGAAGCGGTACGACTGCGTCGTGGGTGAGAGCTTCTTCAACCACCTACCCCTCCAGCACAGCCGAGAGGTGGCTTACGACCAGATCTGCCACCTCCGCGACGCGATCCCCCGCGAGCGCGCATTGTCCTTCCGGGTGCTGCCCATCAGCGCGGAAGTCCGTTTCCTCTACCCCGAGTACCTGGTCCTGCACTTCGAGCACGATCCGCTCGACTTCGTCTTCATCGAGCACCTGACCAGAGGGATCACCATTCCCCCCGGCAAGGAAATGGACCAGTACCTGACGCTGTGGCGGGAGATCAGCGACGCGGCGCTCAGCCCGCGCCAGACCGCCGAGTTCCTCACCGCGCGGGCCGAACTGCTCCGCCCCTGA
- a CDS encoding helicase-associated domain-containing protein produces MTIEAFATHLSTLDEAELTGLLAARPDVLVEPAPRGFRQLAQRLDSAESVTAALEALHRDELVVSQLVAVLGPSATEPKLTEVLAAPAELTAAALARLRGLGLLWEGEGALHLTPVLTEQWAGEFGVQRPFRTIAKTALAGDLRVMAAALGITVDGLRKPELIDALDAVLADVRRLTAVVAALPHPVRAHLQSRWHGYFGGGIHFGSPAQGKANELTEQLVRAGLLLRVHGQPALAKEVAVVAWLAGAGLSLTGPPVLARPGPDRARARALAQAAAQDTLRGVAALLDAASLRPVAALKKGGVGQRERARLAAELSVPGELLALWLDLAHAAGLLDQADPGYVPTTGYPAWRSATAGERWAALAVAWFELEHAPTSREEDEGVKEEPPPLLIESRAGALRRALLTAARDGASVRAAGTEIDWYCPLHDYPPPLRQAKVDAALREAEALGIVAEDVLSELGEHLLAEDASPVPLPEERCTVVLQSDLTAVVSGQPDAATAQLLAASAVREARGAATVWRFSPDSVRAALDAGWTAEELTADLAGVSGRELPQPLAYLVHDAARRHGQVRVRHVSCCLVADEPTVTEILHTRSLRPLKLSRLAPTVLSSPRPPAEVLTALRAAGLSPVAEDAQGTVVVEPRTGHQVEACGPVPLARTALTAGELAKRLLADPAGSQGGPVVDDTTLAQLARLNSHLSEAELAILTDAVTNQHDLLITYCDKRGRRTVREIQPVEIYGKWLAAWCYLRDDEREFTIANIESVAPAGT; encoded by the coding sequence ATGACCATCGAAGCCTTTGCCACACACCTGAGCACACTGGACGAAGCGGAGCTGACGGGCCTGCTGGCGGCACGGCCTGACGTGCTGGTGGAGCCGGCGCCCCGGGGGTTCCGGCAGCTCGCCCAGCGGCTGGACAGCGCGGAGTCGGTCACCGCCGCGCTGGAGGCGCTGCACCGCGACGAGCTCGTCGTCAGCCAGCTGGTCGCTGTTCTCGGGCCGTCGGCGACTGAGCCGAAGCTGACTGAGGTGCTGGCTGCCCCGGCCGAGCTCACCGCCGCCGCCCTGGCTCGGCTGCGCGGACTGGGCCTGCTGTGGGAAGGCGAGGGGGCGCTGCACCTCACTCCGGTGCTGACCGAGCAGTGGGCCGGTGAGTTCGGGGTGCAACGACCGTTCCGCACCATCGCCAAGACCGCGCTCGCCGGAGACCTGCGCGTCATGGCCGCCGCACTCGGCATCACCGTGGACGGGCTGCGCAAGCCGGAGCTGATCGACGCGCTGGACGCCGTGCTGGCCGATGTGCGCCGCCTGACAGCCGTGGTGGCGGCTCTGCCCCACCCGGTCCGGGCACACCTCCAGAGCAGGTGGCACGGGTACTTCGGCGGGGGTATCCACTTCGGCTCGCCGGCCCAGGGCAAGGCCAACGAGCTGACCGAGCAGCTGGTCCGGGCAGGCCTGCTGCTGCGCGTGCACGGTCAGCCGGCCTTGGCCAAGGAGGTGGCCGTCGTCGCGTGGCTCGCCGGGGCGGGGCTGTCGCTGACCGGCCCGCCCGTCCTCGCCCGGCCCGGGCCGGACCGGGCCCGGGCGCGTGCCCTCGCCCAAGCCGCCGCGCAGGACACCCTGCGCGGGGTCGCGGCGCTGCTGGACGCGGCGAGCCTGCGGCCGGTCGCGGCGTTGAAGAAGGGTGGGGTCGGCCAGCGGGAACGCGCGCGGCTGGCCGCCGAGCTGTCGGTGCCGGGTGAGTTGTTGGCGCTGTGGCTGGACTTGGCCCACGCCGCCGGCCTGCTGGACCAGGCGGATCCCGGTTACGTGCCGACCACCGGGTACCCGGCCTGGCGCTCGGCCACCGCGGGCGAGCGCTGGGCCGCGCTGGCCGTGGCCTGGTTCGAGCTGGAGCACGCACCGACCAGCCGGGAGGAGGACGAGGGGGTGAAGGAGGAGCCACCACCCCTGTTGATCGAGTCGCGGGCTGGAGCGCTGCGGCGGGCGCTGTTGACCGCCGCCCGGGATGGGGCGTCGGTCCGCGCGGCGGGCACGGAGATCGACTGGTACTGCCCACTGCACGACTATCCGCCACCGCTGCGGCAGGCCAAGGTCGACGCCGCGCTCCGGGAGGCCGAGGCGCTGGGGATCGTCGCGGAGGACGTGCTCTCCGAGCTGGGTGAGCACCTGCTGGCCGAAGACGCCTCGCCGGTGCCGCTGCCGGAGGAGCGGTGCACGGTGGTCCTGCAGTCCGATCTCACCGCTGTCGTCTCCGGTCAGCCCGACGCCGCGACCGCCCAGCTGCTGGCCGCCAGCGCGGTCCGCGAGGCCCGGGGCGCGGCCACCGTGTGGCGCTTCAGCCCGGACAGCGTCCGCGCCGCGCTGGACGCGGGCTGGACCGCCGAGGAGCTGACCGCCGATCTGGCCGGGGTGTCCGGCCGGGAGCTGCCCCAGCCGCTGGCGTACCTGGTGCACGACGCGGCCAGGCGCCACGGCCAGGTGCGTGTCCGGCACGTGTCCTGCTGCCTGGTCGCCGATGAGCCGACCGTCACGGAGATCCTGCACACCCGTTCGCTGCGGCCGCTCAAGCTCAGCCGTCTCGCGCCCACTGTGCTGTCCAGCCCGCGGCCACCCGCCGAGGTGCTGACCGCCCTGCGCGCGGCAGGGCTGTCCCCGGTGGCCGAGGACGCACAGGGCACGGTGGTCGTCGAGCCCCGGACCGGCCACCAGGTCGAGGCCTGCGGACCCGTACCCCTCGCCCGAACCGCGCTCACCGCCGGGGAGCTGGCCAAGCGCCTGCTGGCCGACCCCGCGGGCAGCCAGGGCGGTCCCGTCGTGGACGACACCACGCTGGCACAGCTGGCGAGGCTGAACTCCCACCTGTCCGAGGCCGAGCTGGCGATCCTCACCGACGCGGTGACCAACCAGCACGACCTCCTCATCACCTACTGCGACAAGCGGGGGCGCCGGACCGTCCGGGAGATCCAGCCGGTGGAGATCTACGGCAAGTGGCTCGCCGCCTGGTGCTACCTCCGCGACGACGAGCGCGAGTTCACCATCGCCAACATCGAGTCGGTGGCACCGGCAGGGACCTGA
- a CDS encoding helix-turn-helix domain-containing protein, whose translation MKLSPTTSRRHLGHMITDLRERQGMTQATVARRTGLTQVKITRIEKQVSPVDLAEIRRVVSVLGLPEPEAKLVLSLASACQKTEKKEPWAGVRAAVAPWFRQVFETEGDATRIRNWNSETLPGPLQSDAFVRSLHSLDGATDTTSAPVNMRKRRKDLFTSPHLTAYECILGEGFFTRLPHMHNREVAHDQLIHLAHLLDTHPALSLRLLPFDAPLRHLDANFLVMNFHYSPIDYVYVEHLTGGTYLDPGKDMDVYLDEWDKLTKAALDEPSTLEWLTAKAESLAP comes from the coding sequence GTGAAACTCTCACCCACCACGAGCCGTCGCCACCTCGGCCACATGATCACCGACCTGCGCGAGCGCCAGGGCATGACCCAGGCCACCGTGGCCCGCCGGACGGGCCTGACCCAGGTCAAGATCACCCGGATCGAGAAGCAGGTCAGCCCTGTGGACCTGGCCGAGATCCGCCGCGTCGTCTCGGTCCTCGGCCTGCCCGAGCCCGAGGCGAAACTGGTGCTGTCCCTGGCCTCCGCCTGCCAGAAGACGGAGAAGAAGGAACCGTGGGCGGGCGTCAGGGCCGCGGTGGCCCCGTGGTTCCGGCAGGTCTTCGAGACCGAGGGCGACGCGACCCGCATCCGCAACTGGAACAGCGAAACCCTCCCGGGCCCCCTCCAGTCCGACGCCTTCGTCCGCTCCCTGCACAGCCTGGACGGCGCGACCGACACCACCTCGGCCCCGGTGAACATGCGCAAGCGCCGCAAGGACCTCTTCACGAGCCCCCACCTCACGGCCTACGAATGCATCCTGGGCGAGGGCTTCTTCACCCGCCTCCCCCACATGCACAACCGCGAGGTGGCCCACGACCAGCTCATCCACCTGGCCCACCTGCTCGACACCCACCCGGCCCTCTCGCTGCGCCTGCTCCCCTTCGACGCCCCCCTCCGCCACCTGGACGCCAACTTCCTGGTGATGAACTTCCACTACTCCCCGATTGACTACGTCTACGTCGAACACCTGACCGGCGGCACGTACCTCGACCCGGGCAAGGACATGGACGTCTACCTCGACGAGTGGGACAAGCTCACCAAGGCCGCCCTGGACGAACCCAGCACGCTGGAGTGGCTGACAGCGAAGGCCGAATCGCTGGCACCCTGA
- a CDS encoding helix-turn-helix domain-containing protein, with the protein MISQPQSGPDKCAPLRGTERKRLAAELARRYAAGTTSIPELAARVGRGPALVRRLLIEAGVRTDDESCIRTGNAELAAELVARHQRGETVAQLSWTTGIDRRVVRRYLSAAGVPKPPRALPPGDTDAVVAGYRAGASIRELADRFGSSYTAVRTLLVQAGVGLRSRTPVVRDRVR; encoded by the coding sequence GTGATCAGCCAACCGCAGTCCGGACCTGACAAGTGCGCCCCGCTCCGGGGCACCGAGCGCAAGCGGCTCGCCGCCGAGCTGGCCCGCCGGTACGCCGCCGGAACCACGTCGATCCCCGAACTGGCCGCCCGGGTGGGGCGCGGCCCGGCCCTGGTGCGCCGCCTGCTCATCGAGGCAGGGGTGCGCACCGACGATGAGTCCTGCATCCGCACCGGCAACGCCGAGCTGGCCGCTGAGCTGGTGGCCCGGCACCAACGCGGCGAGACCGTGGCCCAGCTCAGCTGGACCACCGGCATCGACCGGCGCGTGGTGCGCCGCTACCTGTCCGCTGCCGGGGTGCCGAAACCGCCCCGGGCGCTGCCGCCCGGTGATACCGACGCCGTGGTGGCCGGTTACCGCGCGGGTGCCAGCATCCGCGAGCTCGCGGACCGGTTCGGCTCCTCCTACACCGCGGTGCGCACACTGCTGGTGCAGGCCGGGGTCGGACTCCGGTCCCGCACTCCGGTGGTGCGGGACCGGGTCCGCTGA
- a CDS encoding ThuA domain-containing protein, whose amino-acid sequence MSGNGWRARAVQALALLVALVALVLVPTQGGSAAPAAPRYKVLGLYQGTWDAAHISFVKEANPWFQRMATQHNFSYTPSNDWNILTNDSALNQYQVVLFLDALPGSAAQRSGFQRYVERGGGWLGFHVSAFNTNPGGWNWYHNTLLGTGAFRNNTWGPTTAKLKVENRAHPATAGLPNVFTSAVSEWYSWNNDLRQNPNIQILASVDPSSFPLGTDPNQTWRSGYYPIIWTNKNYRMLYANFGHNAMNYETNTALSSTFQSETQNKFIIDGLNWLGSR is encoded by the coding sequence ATGTCCGGCAATGGTTGGCGTGCGCGCGCGGTGCAAGCGTTGGCGCTGCTCGTCGCGCTGGTGGCCCTGGTGCTGGTGCCCACGCAAGGGGGCAGTGCCGCACCGGCCGCGCCTCGGTACAAGGTCCTGGGCCTCTACCAGGGGACCTGGGACGCGGCGCACATCTCGTTCGTCAAGGAGGCCAACCCCTGGTTCCAGCGGATGGCCACGCAGCACAACTTCTCGTACACGCCCAGCAACGACTGGAACATCCTCACCAACGACTCGGCGCTGAACCAGTACCAGGTGGTGCTGTTCCTGGACGCCCTGCCCGGCAGTGCCGCGCAGCGGAGCGGGTTCCAGCGCTACGTCGAGCGCGGGGGCGGCTGGCTCGGGTTCCACGTGTCCGCCTTCAACACCAACCCCGGCGGCTGGAACTGGTACCACAACACGCTTCTCGGCACCGGGGCCTTCCGGAACAACACCTGGGGACCGACCACGGCCAAGCTGAAGGTCGAGAACCGCGCGCACCCCGCCACCGCCGGGCTGCCGAACGTGTTCACCTCCGCGGTGAGCGAGTGGTACAGCTGGAACAACGACCTGCGCCAGAACCCGAACATCCAGATCCTGGCCTCGGTCGACCCGTCCAGCTTCCCGCTCGGCACCGACCCGAACCAGACCTGGCGCAGCGGCTACTACCCGATCATCTGGACCAACAAGAACTACCGGATGCTCTACGCCAACTTCGGGCACAACGCGATGAACTACGAGACCAACACCGCGCTCTCCTCGACCTTCCAGAGCGAGACGCAGAACAAGTTCATCATCGACGGCCTGAACTGGCTGGGCAGCCGCTGA
- a CDS encoding DUF397 domain-containing protein has translation MDDYDPLSMSAAFDAGRWERPARCGPNGGNCVEVNLDNPSYVGLRDSKLAHSPVLVFDNQEWGSFLAAARSGQYDR, from the coding sequence ATGGACGACTACGACCCGCTCTCGATGTCCGCCGCGTTCGACGCGGGACGCTGGGAACGCCCGGCCCGGTGCGGCCCGAACGGCGGGAACTGCGTCGAGGTCAACCTCGACAACCCGAGCTACGTCGGGTTACGGGACAGCAAGCTGGCCCACAGCCCGGTACTCGTCTTCGACAACCAGGAGTGGGGCTCGTTCCTGGCCGCGGCGCGATCGGGCCAATACGATCGCTGA
- a CDS encoding Fur family transcriptional regulator, whose amino-acid sequence MPTTSDFERMLRGAALRVTRPRLAVLGAVHAQPHADTDTILGAVREDLGEVSHQAVYDVLRVLTTAGLVRRIQPAGLVARYEARVGDNHHHVVCRSCGVIEDADCAVGAAPCLTTSHDHGFTIDEAEVIYWGLCPACSAAAA is encoded by the coding sequence GTGCCCACCACCTCGGACTTCGAGCGCATGTTGCGCGGGGCGGCACTGCGTGTGACTCGGCCCAGGCTCGCGGTGCTGGGCGCCGTGCACGCCCAGCCGCATGCCGACACCGACACGATCCTCGGTGCGGTGCGCGAGGACCTCGGCGAGGTCTCACACCAGGCCGTCTACGACGTGCTGCGGGTACTGACCACCGCCGGGCTGGTGCGCCGCATCCAGCCCGCGGGTCTCGTGGCCCGCTACGAGGCCAGGGTCGGGGACAACCACCACCACGTCGTGTGCCGGTCGTGCGGTGTCATCGAGGACGCCGACTGCGCCGTCGGTGCCGCACCGTGCCTGACCACCTCACACGACCACGGCTTCACCATCGACGAGGCCGAGGTCATCTACTGGGGCCTGTGCCCCGCCTGCTCCGCCGCCGCCGCCTGA
- a CDS encoding SAM-dependent methyltransferase yields MTKPSNARVSDYLLGGTAHWARDQELDDRLLGLVPTLRAISLAAREFSHRVVRQLAALGAEQFLDVGCGLPTLGPVHEVAEAARPGLVRAEGVLDLDQPVVILLVGVPDLHPGDLLARYRELLAPGSFLALSPVAAGAPGAGVRGGPGVRGAGRGGAQTRLSSMLG; encoded by the coding sequence CTGACCAAGCCGAGCAACGCACGGGTGTCCGACTACCTGCTCGGCGGCACGGCCCACTGGGCGCGGGACCAGGAGCTCGACGACCGGCTGCTCGGGCTCGTTCCCACGCTCCGGGCCATCTCCCTGGCCGCCCGGGAGTTCAGCCACCGCGTGGTCCGGCAGCTGGCCGCGCTGGGGGCCGAGCAGTTCCTGGACGTCGGCTGCGGGCTGCCCACCCTCGGGCCGGTGCACGAGGTCGCCGAGGCGGCGCGGCCCGGGCTGGTCCGGGCCGAGGGCGTGCTCGACCTCGACCAGCCGGTGGTGATCCTGCTCGTCGGTGTGCCGGACCTGCACCCCGGCGACCTCCTCGCCCGGTACCGGGAACTGCTGGCACCGGGCTCCTTCCTCGCCCTGTCCCCTGTGGCGGCCGGAGCACCGGGAGCCGGGGTTCGGGGTGGCCCGGGAGTCCGCGGTGCGGGCCGGGGTGGGGCGCAAACCCGGCTGAGTAGCATGCTCGGTTAG
- a CDS encoding RNA 2'-phosphotransferase: protein MSSSVGYDMVRTSKRLSRHLRHAPGEIGLVLGEGGWVAVADLLAALAAHGRAVSREELAHVVAHNDKRRFAFDETGERIRASQGHSVPVDLGLPESTPPPVLYHGTVAAALAAIRREGLRPMRRHHVHLSADVATAARVGSRRGRPVVLRVDAAAMAEAGHRFLVSANGVWLTDAVPPGFLGPDAA from the coding sequence ATGAGCAGTTCTGTTGGTTACGACATGGTCCGGACCTCGAAACGCCTGTCGCGGCACCTGCGGCACGCGCCGGGCGAGATCGGGCTGGTGCTGGGCGAGGGCGGCTGGGTGGCGGTGGCCGACCTGCTGGCCGCGCTGGCCGCGCACGGCCGGGCGGTGAGCCGCGAGGAGCTGGCGCACGTCGTGGCGCACAACGACAAGCGGCGCTTCGCCTTCGACGAGACGGGCGAGCGCATCCGGGCCAGCCAGGGCCACTCCGTGCCCGTGGACCTGGGCCTGCCGGAGAGCACCCCGCCGCCGGTGCTCTACCACGGCACGGTGGCCGCGGCGCTGGCGGCGATCCGCCGGGAGGGGCTGCGGCCCATGCGGCGCCACCACGTGCACCTGTCCGCGGACGTGGCCACCGCGGCCCGGGTGGGCTCGCGGCGCGGCAGGCCGGTGGTGCTGCGGGTGGACGCGGCCGCGATGGCCGAAGCGGGGCACCGCTTCCTGGTCAGCGCCAACGGGGTGTGGCTGACCGACGCGGTGCCCCCGGGGTTCCTCGGGCCGGACGCGGCCTAG